A DNA window from Actinomadura coerulea contains the following coding sequences:
- a CDS encoding DEAD/DEAH box helicase has protein sequence MPAIADEERVPTFAELGLPPVLVSALVRQGIEAPFPIQAAAIPDVMTGRDVLGRGKTGSGKTLAFGLPLLARLAGRKAAPKRPLALILVPTRELAQQVQTNLEPLGRGLGLRFKTVIGQTSMFKQIDALRRGVEVLVATPGRLKDLMRQGACDLSDVEIAVLDEADHMADMGFLPDVTDILDAAKPGGQRLLFSATLDKDVDVLVRRYLNEPVTHAIGPVDESVATMDHHLLLVAPKEKSAVTAEIANREGRTILFARTKHGVDRLAKQLTQAGVRAAGLHGGKSQGLRTRTLAEFREGTISVLVATDVAARGIHVDDVSLVMHVDPPADHKDYMHRAGRTARAGERGTVVTLVLPHQVRSTSAMTRRAGINAPRTRVSTGDSELVKLTGARQPSGIPIEEPIIPERPARREGGRGRPGGRGRGRGPRTFDREGGNRRQGGEGGRGGEHRSYSSGERRGGGPRTGGGSHGNRRGTSSFGGDRRTARTS, from the coding sequence ATGCCCGCCATCGCGGACGAGGAGAGGGTTCCCACCTTCGCCGAGCTCGGCCTCCCGCCGGTTCTGGTGAGCGCCCTGGTCCGCCAGGGCATCGAGGCGCCGTTCCCCATCCAGGCCGCCGCGATCCCCGACGTCATGACGGGACGCGACGTCCTCGGCCGCGGTAAGACCGGCTCCGGCAAGACCCTGGCGTTCGGGCTGCCGCTCCTGGCCCGCCTCGCCGGCCGCAAGGCCGCCCCGAAGCGCCCCCTGGCGCTGATCCTCGTCCCGACCCGCGAGCTCGCCCAGCAGGTCCAGACCAACCTGGAGCCGCTCGGCCGCGGACTCGGCCTGCGCTTCAAGACCGTCATCGGCCAGACCTCGATGTTCAAGCAGATCGACGCGCTGCGCCGCGGCGTCGAGGTGCTCGTGGCCACCCCGGGCCGGCTCAAGGACCTGATGCGCCAGGGCGCCTGCGACCTGTCCGACGTCGAGATCGCCGTGCTCGACGAGGCCGACCACATGGCCGACATGGGCTTCCTGCCCGACGTCACCGACATCCTGGACGCCGCCAAGCCCGGCGGGCAGCGGCTGCTGTTCTCCGCCACCCTCGACAAGGACGTCGACGTCCTGGTCCGGCGTTACCTGAACGAGCCGGTCACGCACGCGATCGGCCCGGTGGACGAGTCCGTCGCCACCATGGACCACCACCTGCTGCTCGTGGCGCCCAAGGAGAAGAGCGCCGTCACCGCCGAGATCGCCAACCGCGAAGGCCGGACGATCCTGTTCGCCCGCACCAAGCACGGCGTCGACCGGCTCGCCAAGCAGCTCACCCAGGCCGGTGTCCGCGCGGCGGGCCTGCACGGCGGCAAGAGCCAGGGCCTGCGCACCCGCACCCTCGCCGAGTTCCGCGAGGGCACCATCAGCGTGCTGGTCGCCACCGACGTCGCCGCCCGCGGCATCCACGTCGACGACGTGTCCCTGGTGATGCACGTCGACCCGCCCGCCGACCACAAGGACTACATGCACCGCGCCGGGCGCACCGCCCGCGCCGGCGAGCGCGGCACCGTCGTCACGCTCGTCCTGCCGCACCAGGTGCGCTCCACGTCCGCGATGACGCGCCGCGCCGGCATCAACGCGCCCCGGACCCGGGTGTCCACCGGCGACTCCGAGCTGGTCAAGCTGACCGGCGCCCGGCAGCCGTCCGGCATCCCGATCGAGGAGCCGATCATCCCCGAGCGGCCGGCGCGCCGCGAGGGCGGCCGGGGACGGCCGGGCGGCCGCGGCCGGGGCCGCGGCCCGCGCACCTTCGACCGCGAGGGCGGCAACCGCCGGCAGGGCGGCGAGGGCGGGCGCGGCGGCGAGCACCGCTCCTACTCGTCCGGCGAGCGCCGCGGCGGCGGCCCCCGGACCGGCGGCGGCTCCCACGGCAACCGCCGGGGCACCTCCTCCTTCGGGGGCGACCGCCGGACCGCCCGCACCAGCTGA
- a CDS encoding helix-turn-helix domain-containing protein yields the protein MHVAAPSRPHTVSVLVFDGMAPFELGTVVEVFGLPRPELDVPWYDLRVCSLERGPMRAVGGFTMTAEHGLDAFASADTVLVVAVPDVRRDPPPEAVAALREAHARGARVASICSGAFALAAAGLLDGREATTHWRYADLLRRRYPDVRVTPDVLYVDGDDVLTGAGSAAGLDMCLHLVRKDHGARVANAVARRLVVPPHRDGGQAQFVEAAVVPPGEDDPVARAMAWALDNLAEPITVARMAREACLAPRTFLRRFQRRTGTSPLRWVVGQRVLAALPLLEQGGAPIEEVGAAVGFESPATFRHHFTRRMHTSPSAYRRTFRTPTTP from the coding sequence ATGCACGTCGCCGCCCCGTCCCGCCCGCACACGGTGTCGGTGCTGGTCTTCGACGGCATGGCGCCGTTCGAGCTCGGCACGGTCGTCGAGGTTTTCGGGCTGCCCCGGCCCGAACTGGACGTCCCCTGGTACGACCTGCGCGTCTGCTCGCTGGAGCGCGGCCCGATGCGGGCGGTGGGCGGTTTCACGATGACGGCCGAGCACGGGCTGGACGCGTTCGCTTCGGCGGACACCGTGCTGGTCGTCGCCGTCCCCGACGTCCGCCGGGACCCGCCGCCCGAGGCCGTCGCCGCGCTCCGGGAGGCGCACGCGCGGGGCGCTCGCGTGGCGTCCATCTGCTCGGGCGCGTTCGCCCTGGCCGCCGCCGGGCTCCTGGACGGGCGGGAGGCCACCACGCACTGGCGGTACGCCGACCTGCTGCGCCGGCGCTACCCGGACGTCCGGGTGACGCCCGACGTCCTCTACGTGGACGGCGACGACGTGCTCACCGGGGCGGGCAGCGCGGCGGGCCTCGACATGTGCCTGCACCTGGTCCGCAAGGACCACGGCGCCCGGGTCGCCAACGCGGTGGCGCGGCGGCTGGTCGTCCCGCCGCACCGGGACGGCGGGCAGGCGCAGTTCGTGGAGGCGGCGGTGGTCCCGCCGGGGGAGGACGACCCGGTCGCGCGGGCCATGGCGTGGGCGCTCGACAACCTCGCCGAGCCGATCACGGTGGCCCGCATGGCGCGGGAGGCCTGCCTCGCGCCCCGCACGTTCCTGCGGCGCTTCCAGCGGCGGACCGGGACCAGCCCGCTGCGCTGGGTGGTGGGCCAGCGGGTCCTGGCCGCGCTGCCGCTGCTGGAGCAGGGCGGCGCGCCGATCGAGGAGGTCGGCGCCGCGGTCGGCTTCGAGAGCCCGGCGACGTTCCGCCACCACTTCACCCGGAGGATGCACACCTCCCCGTCCGCTTACCGCCGCACCTTCCGCACCCCCACCACCCCCTGA
- a CDS encoding Rieske 2Fe-2S domain-containing protein — protein sequence MARVIVMDLSRHNTVMIGHDRYFVLHEGERSVLVRDHCPHRGGPLSLARRTPDGRRLSCPWHGTKVGVSAVKRSCLPMVRSGDEAVVVLPETGVPVSVIHKEILANLPPDPTHDEGAESR from the coding sequence ATGGCCCGCGTCATCGTGATGGATCTGAGTCGGCACAACACCGTGATGATCGGACACGACCGCTATTTCGTCCTGCACGAGGGCGAGCGGTCGGTACTCGTCCGCGACCACTGCCCGCACCGCGGCGGCCCGCTCAGCCTGGCCCGCCGCACCCCGGACGGGCGGCGGCTCAGCTGCCCCTGGCACGGCACGAAGGTCGGCGTCTCCGCCGTGAAGCGCTCCTGCCTGCCGATGGTGCGCAGCGGGGACGAGGCCGTCGTCGTCCTCCCGGAAACCGGTGTCCCCGTCTCGGTCATCCACAAGGAGATCCTCGCCAACCTGCCGCCCGACCCGACCCACGACGAAGGGGCCGAGAGCCGATGA
- a CDS encoding iron-containing redox enzyme family protein produces the protein MTVQPQAAPAATRAGGTLGKRVLAFAGHPLFRGDAQVVHGRNPYRRMLVPGSLAESDFDSPPGPGEWAAHRSLAAHRLLGTFYEAETVLLPEQGLDGLYEDFDLFYGRDLKELREGSVSELERFAFGCLDEAVDVSGAATPEVLEAYFQHVVEEAAAGPSPALTAIANARDRKSAADLYLVQLALDGLTEASAMSRNLAGAYGPEQSALFKIFIDEFGYGVYDAKHTTIFAKMLRSRAMATHVHAYWNFYLAGPLATNNYYYYLSRDHAKFFRYAGAVTYAEAVFAPAFVEMIKVFRGIFGDTVDLHYCDEHAHIDEHHGRITRDQVLLALAGRHGPRVVPELLRGIAEARLVGGWFEDDTAAQIRWADDLPRHRELAGSARTGSEPPLRVALTADGPFGTRSHDGDVVLEVERGEADLVTTPTGPPERLTRGEAVLIPGGRLYGVRPATPEAACLLHAVSPA, from the coding sequence ATGACAGTCCAACCGCAGGCAGCCCCTGCCGCCACACGCGCCGGCGGCACCCTCGGAAAGCGGGTCCTGGCGTTCGCCGGCCACCCCCTGTTCCGCGGCGACGCCCAGGTCGTCCACGGCCGCAACCCCTACCGCCGCATGCTCGTACCCGGCTCGCTGGCCGAGTCCGACTTCGACAGCCCCCCGGGGCCCGGCGAATGGGCGGCCCACCGCTCCCTCGCCGCGCACCGGCTGCTCGGCACCTTCTACGAGGCCGAGACAGTGCTGCTCCCCGAGCAGGGGCTCGACGGCCTCTACGAGGACTTCGACCTCTTCTACGGCCGTGACCTCAAGGAACTCCGGGAAGGCTCCGTCTCGGAACTGGAACGTTTCGCGTTCGGCTGCCTGGACGAGGCGGTGGACGTCAGCGGCGCCGCCACGCCCGAGGTCCTGGAGGCCTACTTCCAGCACGTCGTGGAGGAGGCCGCCGCCGGGCCGTCGCCCGCGCTCACCGCCATCGCCAACGCCCGCGACCGCAAGAGCGCCGCCGACCTGTACCTGGTGCAACTCGCCCTGGACGGGCTCACCGAGGCATCCGCGATGTCGCGCAACCTCGCCGGCGCCTACGGCCCCGAGCAGTCCGCCCTGTTCAAGATCTTCATCGACGAGTTCGGCTACGGGGTCTACGACGCCAAGCACACCACGATCTTCGCCAAAATGCTGCGCAGCCGCGCGATGGCGACCCATGTGCACGCGTACTGGAACTTCTACCTGGCCGGCCCGCTGGCGACGAACAACTACTATTACTACCTGTCCCGCGACCATGCGAAATTCTTCCGCTACGCGGGTGCGGTCACCTATGCGGAAGCGGTATTCGCCCCCGCCTTCGTAGAAATGATCAAAGTGTTCCGCGGCATATTCGGCGACACCGTCGATCTGCATTACTGCGACGAGCACGCGCACATCGACGAGCACCACGGGCGCATCACCCGCGACCAGGTGCTGCTGGCCCTGGCGGGGCGGCACGGCCCGAGGGTCGTCCCCGAGCTGCTGCGCGGCATCGCCGAGGCGCGGCTGGTCGGCGGCTGGTTCGAGGACGACACCGCCGCGCAGATCCGCTGGGCGGACGACCTCCCCCGGCACCGGGAGCTCGCCGGCTCGGCGCGGACCGGGTCCGAACCGCCGCTGCGCGTCGCGCTGACGGCCGACGGCCCGTTCGGGACGCGCAGCCATGACGGCGACGTCGTCCTGGAGGTCGAGCGCGGCGAGGCCGACCTCGTCACGACCCCGACCGGACCGCCCGAGCGGCTGACGCGCGGCGAGGCCGTGCTGATCCCCGGCGGCCGCCTCTACGGGGTCCGGCCCGCCACGCCGGAGGCCGCCTGCCTGCTCCACGCCGTCTCCCCCGCCTGA
- a CDS encoding rhodanese-like domain-containing protein — MNAADRVPAATAEEALRHFAARLSFETDVSDVAARLAEETPGIVVVDTRSAESWAQGHVRGAVHLPTAEIAERAAALVPEGAAVVVYCWGPGCNGAQKAALEFAKLGRPVKEMLGGFEYWAREGYPVEAGGGAVTRRSPDPLTAPVNGVSCAC; from the coding sequence ATGAACGCAGCCGACCGGGTGCCCGCCGCCACCGCCGAGGAGGCGCTCCGGCACTTCGCCGCCCGCCTGTCCTTCGAGACGGACGTGTCCGACGTGGCCGCCCGACTCGCCGAAGAGACGCCCGGCATCGTGGTCGTCGACACCCGCAGCGCCGAGAGCTGGGCGCAGGGCCACGTCCGGGGCGCCGTCCACCTGCCCACCGCCGAGATCGCCGAACGCGCCGCAGCGCTCGTCCCGGAGGGCGCCGCCGTGGTCGTCTACTGCTGGGGGCCGGGCTGCAACGGCGCCCAGAAGGCGGCGCTGGAGTTCGCGAAGCTCGGCCGTCCCGTCAAGGAGATGCTCGGCGGGTTCGAGTACTGGGCCAGGGAGGGCTACCCCGTGGAGGCCGGTGGCGGCGCCGTCACGCGGCGTTCCCCGGACCCGCTCACCGCCCCCGTCAACGGTGTTTCCTGTGCTTGTTGA